CATTTTAAAAGCTTGGAAGAATACGGGTTAAAGCTTACAATACTATAACCTTCAGATACGGCCATATTCAAACATAATTAATGAGTTTTCGCAAATAGATAAACACAATCCCCCGCACGACTTACAGCTCTCCCCTCCTTTCTCTATACTTCAGCAACGCAATTAACAGAGCAAAGATCACGAACAGCAACGACAAAATTGTATATGTTAAAAAATATCCCCAATGCTCCGCCACGTATCCAGCAAACACGGGGCCCGTCATCAAGCCCAAGTTCTGCGCCACGCTAATAGCGCCAAAAGCCTTACCATAATCCTCTCTACTAAAAATTTTTGAAATATACGCGCTCCTAGGCGGAGCGGCCATAAGCGAGCCGTAAAGCAGGACTAGTAGCGTAATCTCCAAAGGGTTTCTCGCCAGGGGAAGTAGGGCAAGAGCTGCGGCCCTGACAGCGCCAACGCCCAGTAACAAGTTTAAATTACCAAGCCTGTCAGCAAGCATCCCAGTGTAAATCCTCGAAAAAGCCGCCACTACACTCCTCGCCGCCAATATCAAGCCGAGCAACGTAAAGCTATACTTAAGCTCTTCAACCACCCAATAGGAGAATATAGGCGTAAAAGCCGACACGGCTGCAAAGAGAAAATACGTCGCCACTAAAAGCAGTAGAAAATCGCGGTCAAACTCTACCCTTTCAATCCTCTCCTCAGTTTTTAGAACCTTCTCAACCTTAATCTTCAGCAGAGACAGGAAGCTTACGAGCGAGAATATAACCCCAAAGAAAAAAGCCATCCTAACTCCAAATCCATCAGCAAGAAAACCGGTAAGTGCCGGAGCGCAAATATTAGGCATTGTTTTCACAGTTAGCGCAAAACCGAATAGTGTAGCCGTAAAACTGGTCTCGCCAGCTACGACTGCCACGACCGATAAGAAAGCGGGAATTTCAACGCCGCTCCCAAACGCGTGCACGATAAGGCCCAAAGCTAGAAACGGAATATTACAAGCCAGGAAAAGTATAGTAAAAGCTAACATTTTAACGCTAATACTAAGCAAGAGCACAATCTTCCCGCCAACCCTATCCCTCAAAAACCCTCCTAAA
The nucleotide sequence above comes from Thermoproteales archaeon. Encoded proteins:
- a CDS encoding MFS transporter, which translates into the protein MFGCSLRGELRGLVLVSLVLAFVNLISINVLVPSYVASLGGGVFLVGVVYSLMAAARGFSGALGGFLRDRVGGKIVLLLSISVKMLAFTILFLACNIPFLALGLIVHAFGSGVEIPAFLSVVAVVAGETSFTATLFGFALTVKTMPNICAPALTGFLADGFGVRMAFFFGVIFSLVSFLSLLKIKVEKVLKTEERIERVEFDRDFLLLLVATYFLFAAVSAFTPIFSYWVVEELKYSFTLLGLILAARSVVAAFSRIYTGMLADRLGNLNLLLGVGAVRAAALALLPLARNPLEITLLVLLYGSLMAAPPRSAYISKIFSREDYGKAFGAISVAQNLGLMTGPVFAGYVAEHWGYFLTYTILSLLFVIFALLIALLKYRERRGEL